A section of the Styela clava chromosome 9, kaStyClav1.hap1.2, whole genome shotgun sequence genome encodes:
- the LOC120338850 gene encoding uncharacterized protein LOC120338850, translating into MSICVCFVCGNKMLENTAELLYSRVRSPSAQYKYGCPFFPFLEYHDPAPGAERMSDHWSVVSCQVCKAFLTQQWDSFERTHVPINKRLYWLKRPTGCEIRQPVSQIELEEILNEHSKENSDNKRDSSRAYNSESSDDMHKNRASSSQIEEDRYDK; encoded by the exons ATGAGTATCtgtgtttgttttgtttgtgGTAACAAAATGCTGGAAAATACAGCAGAATTGCTTTATTCACGAGTTCGTAGTCCTTCTGCGCAATACAAGTATGGGTGTCCTTTCTTTCCATTTCTTGAATATCATGATCCTGCGCCAGGTGCGGAGCGAATGAGCGATCACTGGTCAGTTGTTTCTTGCCAGGTTTGCAAAGCTTTTCTCACACAACAATGGGATTCTTTCGAACGAACACACGTGCCTATTAACAAGAGACTTTATTGGCTGAAAAGACCAACAGGATGTGAAATTAGGCAGCCGGTTTCTCAG ATCGAACTCGAAGAGATTCTGAATGAACACTCAAAAGAAAATTCAGATAACAAAAGAGACTCAAGTAGAGCATACAATTCAGAATCATCGGATGACATGCATAAGAACCGTGCAAGCTCAAGTCAAATTGAAGAAGATCGATACGACAAATGA
- the LOC120339423 gene encoding ubiquitin-conjugating enzyme E2 N-like: MAAGIPRRIIKETQRLVSDSPPGICAIPVESNARYFKVTVVGPQDSPYEGGIFKLELFLPEDYPMAPPKVRFMTKIYHPNIDKLGRICLDILKDKWSPALQIRTVLLSIQALLSAPNPDDPLANDVAEAWKLDENSAIKKAKEWTKLHARKNNDSSKK, from the exons ATGGCTGCCGGTATCCCCAGAAGAATTATAAAG GAAACACAAAGATTAGTGTCAGATTCTCCACCTGGCATATGTGCCATTCCTGTTGAATCGAATGCGCGCTATTTTAAAGTAACAGTCGTAGGTCCACAAGAT TCACCATATGAAGGGGGTATATTCAAATTAGAATTATTTTTACCTGAGGACTATCCTATGGCACCACCAAAAGTtcgttttatgacaaaaatttaTCATCCAAATATTGATAAACTTGGAAGAATATGTCTAGATATTTTAAAAG ATAAGTGGAGCCCAGCACTACAGATAAGAACGGTTTTGCTTTCAATACAAGCTTTATTAAGTGCACCTAATCCAGATGATCCTCTAGCTAATGATGTTGCAGAGGCTTGGAAACTAGATGAAAATTCGGCAATTAAAAaag CTAAAGAATGGACCAAGTTGCATGCCAGAAAGAATAATGATAGCTCAAAGAAATAA